A section of the Nitrospinota bacterium genome encodes:
- a CDS encoding universal stress protein codes for MINREETGHTEVAFREEEKKETLFYTTEEMFGTRGSMKLRWPPRHILVPLNGEKEGRRIIPYVAALAKTYKAKVTLLTVGRPFQWSLATPSVPAPTTKALESRLIPFVVQLREEGADVDFKILRGEKSKVLKKLVNENDTDLVILANRCRHSWLRYLQGIDFVPNIDRFRVPTFII; via the coding sequence ATGATAAACAGGGAAGAAACCGGACATACGGAGGTTGCTTTTAGAGAAGAGGAGAAAAAGGAAACTCTTTTTTACACAACTGAAGAGATGTTTGGTACAAGGGGTAGTATGAAGCTTCGCTGGCCTCCACGTCATATACTTGTTCCTTTAAACGGGGAGAAAGAAGGGAGACGGATTATACCCTATGTGGCAGCACTGGCAAAGACCTATAAGGCCAAGGTTACGCTTTTAACTGTAGGAAGACCCTTCCAGTGGTCTTTAGCAACACCTTCCGTTCCTGCGCCAACTACAAAAGCTCTAGAAAGCCGCCTCATTCCTTTCGTAGTGCAACTGCGTGAAGAAGGCGCTGATGTTGATTTTAAGATTCTTAGGGGTGAAAAAAGTAAAGTCTTAAAGAAATTAGTCAACGAAAATGACACAGATCTGGTGATTTTAGCTAATCGGTGCCGGCATTCTTGGCTAAGATATTTGCAGGGAATCGATTTTGTTCCGAATATTGATCGGTTCCGTGTACCTACATTTATAATCTAA
- a CDS encoding Na+/H+ antiporter subunit E: protein MVEKSIKDDTGIMKEDAERLKILIYDKDEGNREILSKALKNHEVTSRHPKTEDLITDSDLLDIDLLILDPENPAAYKLLKRACTYYPDNLGRLVTFFFLYGFWITLSGKYDLFHLSLGFICSFLVGCVSHDLLFEDIRAKNRLLSIARFICYLPWLIYQIILANIHVACLILNPKMPIDPKIIRFKTKLKSDISMVTLANSITLTPGTITMDIIDEEFYVHALSKKVADDLLTGEMEARVAYIYLEGEKFKK from the coding sequence ATGGTTGAAAAAAGTATAAAAGATGATACAGGGATAATGAAGGAAGATGCGGAGCGATTAAAAATCCTTATCTATGATAAAGATGAAGGAAATAGGGAAATACTATCCAAAGCCCTGAAAAACCATGAGGTGACATCTCGCCATCCTAAAACCGAAGACTTAATAACTGATTCAGATTTACTAGATATCGACCTTTTGATCCTTGATCCTGAGAATCCAGCAGCCTACAAATTGCTGAAAAGGGCCTGCACCTATTATCCTGATAACTTGGGTCGGTTGGTGACCTTCTTTTTTCTCTACGGTTTTTGGATAACTCTCTCTGGCAAATATGATCTTTTTCATCTCTCTTTGGGTTTTATCTGTTCTTTTTTGGTAGGTTGTGTTTCCCATGACCTTCTTTTTGAAGATATAAGGGCGAAAAACAGGCTTCTCAGTATAGCAAGATTTATATGTTATTTACCTTGGCTCATTTATCAGATCATATTGGCAAATATCCACGTTGCCTGTTTGATCCTCAATCCCAAGATGCCAATCGATCCAAAAATAATACGATTCAAAACAAAATTAAAAAGCGATATTTCTATGGTCACTCTGGCAAACTCCATTACCCTTACCCCAGGTACGATTACGATGGACATCATCGATGAGGAATTTTATGTACACGCATTGAGTAAAAAGGTCGCGGACGATCTTCTAACAGGAGAAATGGAAGCAAGGGTTGCGTATATCTACTTAGAAGGAGAAAAATTTAAAAAATGA
- the mnhG gene encoding monovalent cation/H(+) antiporter subunit G: MHIVSIVLIILGTFFLLAGTIGLLRFPDFYTRMHATGKCDTLGILLILAGLALYHGLSLGSAKIIIIAIFIFLTSPTATHSIARAALRNKIPLWKKEKKK; the protein is encoded by the coding sequence ATGCATATTGTTTCTATCGTTCTCATTATATTGGGGACTTTCTTCCTTTTAGCAGGCACGATTGGTCTTCTTCGTTTTCCAGACTTTTATACAAGAATGCATGCCACTGGAAAATGTGATACCTTAGGAATCCTTTTGATACTTGCGGGGCTTGCCCTATATCACGGTTTATCCTTAGGAAGTGCGAAAATAATCATTATTGCCATATTTATATTTTTAACAAGCCCAACAGCCACTCACTCAATTGCAAGAGCAGCCCTAAGAAATAAAATTCCTCTTTGGAAAAAGGAGAAGAAAAAATGA
- a CDS encoding monovalent cation/H+ antiporter complex subunit F, which translates to MIDFFLTVSVIILFLVFLCLYRAVFGPGIINRMIAVNVIGTKTIAIILFMGFIFKRIDFFIDISMIYALINFIGTLTFSKYFERKGVF; encoded by the coding sequence ATGATAGATTTCTTTTTAACAGTGAGCGTAATAATCCTTTTCTTAGTATTTCTCTGTCTCTATAGGGCTGTTTTTGGTCCTGGAATCATCAATAGGATGATTGCTGTCAATGTGATTGGGACAAAGACCATTGCTATTATTTTATTTATGGGATTTATCTTTAAGAGAATCGATTTTTTTATAGATATATCGATGATCTATGCCTTGATTAACTTTATCGGCACCTTAACCTTCTCTAAATATTTTGAAAGAAAAGGGGTTTTTTAA